In the Primulina tabacum isolate GXHZ01 chromosome 15, ASM2559414v2, whole genome shotgun sequence genome, AGCTCTGTTAGCATGGAGGAATTCGTTGAGTGTATCGACAAATGTTCTTCAATCTTGGAATTCTTCGGACAGATATCCCTGCAAATGGTTTGGGATATATTGCAACTCGAATGGAGATGTGGTGAAGATAATCATGAAAGCAGTGGACTTGCGAGGGCAATTGCCTTCGAATTTTCAATCCCTCAAGTTCTTGAACACTCTCATTCTTTCATCCGTGAACCTCACCGGCGCGATCCCAAAGGAGGTGGGAGACTACCATGAGCTGGTTGTGATTGATTTAAGCGATAATGCGATATCTGGGGATATTCCGGTTGAAATTTGCATGTTAAGTAAGCTGCAAGAGTTGAATCTCAATACAAATCTTTTGGATGGTAGCATTCCTTTCGAAATTGGAAATCTCTCGAGTCTTAGGAGTCTTATGCTCTTTGACAATCAGCTCAACGGCGAGATTCCGAAGAGCGTAGGAAAAATGAGCAATCTTGAGGCATTTAGAGCAGGTGGGAATCAGAATCTTAAGGGTGAGTTGCCTTGGGAGATTGGAAACTGCAGCAACTTGGTCGTGCTTGGTTTAGCTGAAACGGGAATTTCCGGTAGTTTACCGTCATCGATAGGGATGCTCAAGAAGCTACAAACAATAGCTATATACACATCTCTGTTGTCTGGTCCCCTCCCAGAAGGTATTTGCAACTGCAGTGATTTGCAGAATTTGTACTtgtatcagaattcaatcacgggttcgattccaaGGAGAATAGGGGAACTCAGAATGCTTCAGAACCTACTGCTATGGAAAAACAGCATGGTTGGCACAATCCCATGGGAGATAGGAAGCTGCAGTGATTTAAGGGTCATAGATTTGTCTGAGAATCTGCTGACAGGAAGCATACCAACCAGTTTTGGACAGGTTTCCAAGCTTGAGGAACTGCAGCTGAGTGTCAATCAATTATCAGGTACCATACCCACGGAGATAACAAACTGCGCAGCTCTGATTCATTTGGAAGTAGATAACAACGGAATTTCGGGGCAAATCCCAGCTCAGATCGGCAAACTAACAAGGTTGAATCTCTTTTTCGCCTGGAAGAACAACTTAACTGGCGGTATCCCCGAATCTTTATCTAATTGTGAGAATCTCCAAGCTCTTGATCTTTCTTACAATAAGCTCTTTGGCCCAATCCCAAGAAAGATTTTTGCATTGACAAACCTGACAAAACTGCTTTTGATTTCCAACAATTTGTCAGGATTTATACCACCTGACATTGGAAACTGTACAAATTTGTACAGATTCAGGGTAAGTGATAATAGTCTCGGGGGTACTATTCCATCAGAAATTGGAAACTTGAAAACTTTAAGTTTCCTGGATATGAGTAACAATCAACTTGAGGGGGGCATTCCTCCTTCAATTTCTGGCTGCCAAAACCTTGAGTTTCTTGATCTTCACTCTAATGCACTCACGGGACCTCTGCCAGATGAATTTCCCAAAAATCTGCAGTTTGTGGACGTTTCAGGCAATAGGCTAACCGGTACACTCTCTCATAAAATTGGTTCGCTAACCGAGCTAACCAAACTTAATATCGGGAAAAATCAGCTTTCTGGCTATATTCCATCTGAGATCATGTCCTGCATTAAGCTACAGTTGCTTGATCTTGGAAACAATGGTTTTTCTGGTTATATACCCAAAGAATTGGGTCGACTTCCGTCACTTGAAATTGCTCTCAACTTAAGCTGTAACCGATTTACCGGCGAGATCCCATTTGAATTTTCGAATCTTGACAAACTCGGAGTTCTTGATCTTTCCTACAACAAACTCTCAGGAAAGCTTGAAGTTCTCATAAACCTTCAAAACCTTGTCTCCCTTAATGTGTCGTTTAACGATTTCTCAGGTGAATTGCCGAGTACCCCATTCTTTCACCAGCTGCCTCCCAGCGACCTTGCAGGTAACAAAAATTTATGCGTCCCCAGTGGAGTTATCACTCCAGCAGACAGCATGCAAGATTCTTTACACGCAAAATCTACCATGACGATAGCAATGACAATCCTTGTTAGCGTCAGTGCCGTGCTCATGCTGCTAGGTACATACTTATTAGTAAGAATCCACAATGATAAAGGTAAATCCATGGAAGCTGACGCTTGGGAGATGACATTTTATCAAAAGATGGAATTCTCAGTTGAGGACGTCATACAAAATCTCACACCTTCTAATGTCATTGGGACTGGAAGCTCTGGTGTCGTGTATAAGGTAACCGTTCATAATGGGATGACACTAGCTGTGAAAAAAATGTGGTCATCTGAGGAATCTAAAGCGTTCAATTCTGAAATCCGGACTCTTAGTTCAGTCAGGCACAAGAACATTGTTCGACTTCTAGGGTGGGGTTCCAACGGCACAGTAAAATTGTTGTTTTACGATTATTTTCCTAATGGAAGTCTGAGTTCACTTCTTCATGGTGTGGGCAAGGGTGGTGCCGAGTGGGAGGCCAGATACGAAGTCATATTGGCAGTAGCGCATGCTCTTGAGTACTTGCATCACGGCTGTGTTATCCCCATCATTCATGGTGATGTCAAAGCCATGAATGTTCTTTTAGGCCCTAACATGGAGCCATATCTTGCTGACTTTGGGCTGGCAAGGTTTGTCAATGGTGAATCTGGTCATATAGAGACTTCAAAACAGAACCACGGGCCTCACTTAGCTGGTTCTTATGGTTACATTGCACCAGgtgtttataatattttaaatatttgaagaaaaatactAATAATCCACACCAATGATTATACTTTTCATCCCTAAGTCCTAGTAAACTAATCAGTACTTTTTATCCCTTTCATTGTAGAACAAGCTTTGACGCAGAACATCACAGAAAAGAGTGATGTCTACAGTTTTGGGGTCGTTCTCTTAGAGGTGCTGACAGGGAGGCACCCATTAGACCCAACACTGCCAGATGGTGCGCATTTTGTTCAATGGGTTCACAACCACATGCAGAGTACGCATGACCCAGTCGACGTATTGGACCCAAAGCTAAGAGGAAGGGGTGACACCGAGATACATGAAATGCTACAAACAATGGCTGTCGCGTTTCTGTGCCTCAGCACCCGTCCGGATGATCGTCCGACGATGAAAGATGTGGTAGCAATGCTAAAAGAAATTCGGCATATGTACCCTGTGAGATCAGAGACCGACGTAATGAAGGGAAGCATATCAGATACTAACGTTACACCTCCTCCGAAGAAGGTGGCTTTGCAGGGGTCCTCTAACTGCTCTTTCGAATTCTCTGCTGATAATGTCGGATGAGTATCTTCTTGTGAATGTATAGTAAGTCAAGGCGGCCTGTAAACGTGATAATCCATTGGTTCTTTGTAACTAGGCAATTTGGCATAAGGATCATAACATCAATAAATATTGTCCCAGAAGATTTCTTCTAGATCGGTGATAACGTAAACAGTGAGATGCAAACATAATTTGTAACTTAAAAGGCAAATCTGAGGCCTGTCTTGCCAAAAAAAAAGCAAGAGACCATGTTAAAATATGTGAGCCTACAAACCAATAATATCACGGATAATCCATTTGATAGGATaagtaaataatatataataagagtgattataaaataaaaaataaagataaataatatattatgataaattatatgatgtttgacattattttaatttgcttgattatttttgttaattatattatgattaCTAAAATATCATCGTCATATAATAATTActaatacatacatttattgtaataattaaaatagtaatgcaaatttgaatattaaataatggttaatAACAATTATAATTTTACggtttaaaataatataaaaataattaaaatattatcaatagtaattaaattatttataatattagttacattaaaaattatattta is a window encoding:
- the LOC142527985 gene encoding uncharacterized protein LOC142527985 codes for the protein MPAPLRNHYFTCHNNIIFSYTFLLIISSLLFFSCFCIDEQGQALLAWRNSLSVSTNVLQSWNSSDRYPCKWFGIYCNSNGDVVKIIMKAVDLRGQLPSNFQSLKFLNTLILSSVNLTGAIPKEVGDYHELVVIDLSDNAISGDIPVEICMLSKLQELNLNTNLLDGSIPFEIGNLSSLRSLMLFDNQLNGEIPKSVGKMSNLEAFRAGGNQNLKGELPWEIGNCSNLVVLGLAETGISGSLPSSIGMLKKLQTIAIYTSLLSGPLPEGICNCSDLQNLYLYQNSITGSIPRRIGELRMLQNLLLWKNSMVGTIPWEIGSCSDLRVIDLSENLLTGSIPTSFGQVSKLEELQLSVNQLSGTIPTEITNCAALIHLEVDNNGISGQIPAQIGKLTRLNLFFAWKNNLTGGIPESLSNCENLQALDLSYNKLFGPIPRKIFALTNLTKLLLISNNLSGFIPPDIGNCTNLYRFRVSDNSLGGTIPSEIGNLKTLSFLDMSNNQLEGGIPPSISGCQNLEFLDLHSNALTGPLPDEFPKNLQFVDVSGNRLTGTLSHKIGSLTELTKLNIGKNQLSGYIPSEIMSCIKLQLLDLGNNGFSGYIPKELGRLPSLEIALNLSCNRFTGEIPFEFSNLDKLGVLDLSYNKLSGKLEVLINLQNLVSLNVSFNDFSGELPSTPFFHQLPPSDLAGNKNLCVPSGVITPADSMQDSLHAKSTMTIAMTILVSVSAVLMLLGTYLLVRIHNDKGKSMEADAWEMTFYQKMEFSVEDVIQNLTPSNVIGTGSSGVVYKVTVHNGMTLAVKKMWSSEESKAFNSEIRTLSSVRHKNIVRLLGWGSNGTVKLLFYDYFPNGSLSSLLHGVGKGGAEWEARYEVILAVAHALEYLHHGCVIPIIHGDVKAMNVLLGPNMEPYLADFGLARFVNGESGHIETSKQNHGPHLAGSYGYIAPEQALTQNITEKSDVYSFGVVLLEVLTGRHPLDPTLPDGAHFVQWVHNHMQSTHDPVDVLDPKLRGRGDTEIHEMLQTMAVAFLCLSTRPDDRPTMKDVVAMLKEIRHMYPVRSETDVMKGSISDTNVTPPPKKVALQGSSNCSFEFSADNVG